In Streptomyces sp. NBC_01231, the sequence CTGGCTCGTCTCGACCCCGGACAGCCTCATCCCGACCCTGTGCCGGGCTCTGGGGCTGGGCACCCCGCTCTTCCTCGCCGACCCGACCCTGGCCGTCGTCACCGTGTGCGTCTTCAAGATCTGGGTGAGCTTCCCGTTCATGATGCTGATGTCGTCTGCCGCACTGTCCTCGGTGGACGGAGCCGTGTACGAGGCGGCGAGCCTGGACGGAGCGAGCCGCTGGCAGCAGTTCAGGCAGATCACGCTGCCGATCATCTCGCGGTCCACGTACATCAGCTGGATCCTCATGATGATCTTCTGCGTCAACGACTTCCCGACCATCTACCTCCTCACCGGCGGTGGACCCGTGGATGCCACCAGTTCCCTGGTCGTCTACGCGTATCGGATGGTCTTCCAGAACTTCCAGACCGGCCCCGGTGTCGCGATCGCCTTCCTCATGACGATGACCCTCGTGGTCGTCTCCATGATCCTTTACCGGCAGATCCGAAAGGCGGGCGTCGAATGAGTACCGTCACGCACACGGACACGCGCACGCCTTCCGCCGCTGCGACGAGCAGCCGGCGCAAGCCCCGCACGGTCTCCGACGCCGACCTGCGCGGACGGTGGTGGCGCTTCGCCCTGATCCTGGTGATCACGGCCGTCGCCCTCGTCCCCATCTTCGTCGTGCTCTTCCTCGCCTTCACCCCAGGCGCGCAGAGCACCGCGACCGGCATCACGGTCGAGAACTTCAGCCGGGTCTTCTCGGACACCCTCGTCATGACCTGGCTCGGGAACAGCCTGGTGACCACGCTCGCCACGGTTGTCGTGTCGGTGGCCGTCGCGGCGCCCGCCGGATACGTGCTGTCTCGGGGGCGCAGCCGCGCGGTGTCGGGCTACTCGCTTCTGCTGTTCGTCATGCAGTCCCTGCCGATCATCACAGCCGTCGTGCCACTGTTCGTCCTCTTCGCGAAAATGGACCTGGTCGACAACCTGACGGGACTGACGATCATCTACGTCGGCTCGACCATGAGCGTGGCGACCTGGATGATGGCCGCCTACTTCGACTCGATCCCGGTCAGCCTCGAGGAGGCGGCCTGGATCGACGGCTGCTCGGTGTTCGGCTCTTTCACCAGGATCGTCCTGCGCAACAGCCTCCCCGGGGTGCTCTCGACCGCGATCTTCGCTTTCCTGCTCGCCTGGAACGACTACCTCGTGGCCGTCGTGTTCCTGCGCTCGCAGGAGATCTTCACGCTTCCCGTGGGCGTGCAGTCCTTCTTCCAGCAGAACATGACCGACTGGGGATCCGTCATGGCTGTCGCCGTCGTCATGATGCTCCCGCCCGTGATCATCTTCGTGACGCTCAACAGGTACTTCAGCGTCGGCGGCATCGGCGGCTCCCTCGCCGGCCGCTGACCCCCGCCTCCCCACACCCTCACGCATCCTGAGAGGACACCACCCCTGTGAACTTTTCCGTCCAGCTCTACACCGTCCGGGACGCGTTGGAGACCGATCTGCCCGGCACGATCCGGCGCCTGGCCGACATCGGGTTCACCCAGGTGGAGGCCTACGACTTCGTGGCGCGGGCCGAGGAACTCGCCGAGGCCCTCACCGCGGCCGGGATCACGGCCCCGACGGGCCACGCGCCACTGCTCTACGGTGACCAGGACGAGATCTTCGCCGCCGCGAAGCGTCTCGGCATCGGCACCGTGATCGACCCGTACCTCCCCGCCGAGCACTGGCAGGACGCCGAGACGATCCGCGGCGTCGCGGCCCGCTTCAACGCGGCGGCCAAGAAGGGCGCGGAGTACGGCATCCGGGTCGGTTACCACAACCACTTCTGGGAACTGTCCTCGAAGATCGAGGGCACCACGGCACTGGAGTTCTTCGCAGGTCTGCTCGACCCCGAGCTGGTCCTGGAGATCGACACCTACTGGGTCGCTGTCGGCGGCGAGGACCCGGTGGCTCTGGTCGAGCGCCTGGGCGAGCGCGTGGTCGCGCTCCACGTCAAGGACGGCCCCGCCACCGAGGACATGCGGGCCCAGGTCCCCGCCGGACAGGGGACGCTGGACACCTGGGGGATCATCGGCGCCGCGGCCTCGCTCGAGGTACCCGTCGTCGAGTTCGATGACTACGCCGCCGACATCTTCGACGGCGTCTCCGCCTCGCTGCGCTACCTCCAGGCCGGGGCGCCGGCTCAGCCTTCGGCCGAGGCGGGCGCCCGATGAGCCGCGGACCGGTCGGCGTCGCCGTCATCGGCGCGGGCGTCATCAGCGAGTACTACCTCGAGAACCTCACCTCGTTCCCGGACCTCAAGGTCCACGTGGTTGCCGACATCCAGCCTGAGGCCGCCAGGGCGCGGGCCGAGCAGTTCGGGATCGCAGAGCATGGCTCCCCTGAACTCGCGCTGCAGCACCGGGATGTCGACATTGTCGTCAACCTCACCGTCCCGGCCGCGCACGTCGAGGTAGCCTCCGCCGCGGTGCGTGCGGGCAAGCACGTCTGGAACGAGAAGCCCTTCGCGCTCGACCGCGAAAGCGGCCTGAGCCTGCTCAAGGAAGCCCAGGACGCCGGAGTGCGGCTCGGGTGCGCGCCGGACACCTTCCTGGGCGCCGGCCTGCAGTCGGCGCGCCGGGTGATCGAGCGCGGTGACATCGGCGTACCTCTCACGGCTCGGACCGTCTTTCAGACGTCCGGCCCGGAGTGGTGGCATCCCAACCCGGCGTTCCTCTACCAGCACGGTGCGGGCCCGCTCTTCGACCAGGGCCCCTACTACTTCACCATGCTCATACAGGCGTTCGGCAGCGTGCGCCGGGTCGCCGCCGTCGGGTCCAAGGCCAAGGCCACCCGCGTCATCGGCTCGGGCTCCAAGGCAGGAGAGACGTTCCAGGTCGAGGTGCCCACTCACGTAAGCACTCTGGTCCAGTTCGAGGGCGACGCGTCCTCGCACAGCCTCTTCAGCTTCGAGTCCCCGTACGAGCGCCAGGGCTTCGTGGAGATCACCGGCACCGAGGCGACGCTCCGCCTGCCGGACCCCAACTTCTTCGACGGCGAGTTGAAGATCTGCCGCACGGGTGAGAAGGCATGGACCGCGCTCCCGACCACGGGACCGGCCAACGGTCGCGGCATGGGCGTACTCGACATGGCACGCTCCATACGCGCCGACGAACCGCACCGTGCCACAGGTGAACTCGCCCACCACGTGGTGGACACGATGGTCTCGATCTCTGAGGCGATCGACGCGGGTGCCTTCGTCGACGTCGCCAGTTCGGCGCCGGCCTGCGCCCCGCTGCCCGAGGACTGGGCACCCACCGAGGCAACCCTCGAGGGGGCTTCCTCATGAGCGCCGCAGGAGCGCCTACCACGCCCGCCCCGCTCGGTGTGGCAATGATCGGCTACGCGTTCATGGGAAAGGCCCATTCGCACGCCTGGCGGAACACGGCCGCGTACTTCGATGTGCCGGCGGTCGAGCAGCGCGTGCTCGTCGGCCGGGACGCCGAGCAGGTCGCCATAGCTGCGGCCCGGTTCGGCTGGGCGGGGGCCGCGACCGAATGGCGCGACGTCATCGCCCGGGACGACGTGCACATCGTCGACATCTGCACGCCTGGATGGACGCATGCGGAGATCGCGATCGCCGCCCTTGAGGCAGGCAAGCATGTCCTCGTCGAGAAGCCCTTGGCGAACTCCCTGGCGGAGTCGGAGCGCATGGTCGCCGCCGCACAAGCGGCCCGGGAACGCGGGGTGCAGTCGATGGTCGGCTTCAACTACCGGCGCGTGCCCGCCCTCGCGTACGCGCGTCGGCTCATCGCCGACGGGCGGCTCGGCACCGTCCGGCAGGTCAGAGCCTCCTACCTGCAGGACTGGCTCGCGGACGAATCCGTGCCCATGACCTGGCGGCTGCGGAGGGAGACGGCCGGGTCCGGGGCCCTGGGCGACATCGCGAGCCACGTCGTCGACCAGATCCAGTTCCTGCTCGCCGACACCGTCACCGACGTCTCCGGGCGCCTGCACACCTTCGTCGAGCAGCGCCAGGGCCCCGATGGCCCCGAGGACGTCACGGTCGACGACGCGGCCTGGGCCACGCTGTCCCTGGCCGGTGGCGCGCTGGCCTCCGTGGAGGTCTCGCGGGTCGCGCTCGGCCGCAAGAACTCGCTGCGGATCGAGGTCTACGGCTCCCACGGGTCGCTCGCGTTCGACCTCGAGCGGCTCAACGAGCTGGAGTTCCTCGACGGCACCGATGCCGGTGCCGAACAGGGCTTCCGGCGGATCGTCGTCACCGAACCCGAGCATCCCTACACCGGTGCGTGGTGGCCTCCGGGCCACGTCATCGGATGGGAGCACACCTTCACCCACCAGATCCGGGACTTCCTCGTCGCCATCCGTGACGGCACCACCCCGAACCCCTCCTTCGAGGAAGGGCTGCAGGTCCAGCGCGTCCTGGCCGCGATCGAGGAGTCCGCCGCCGCGAAATCCGTCCGGCTGTGAACCAGGCACCATCCGAGGAGAGAATCCATGCCCCGTCCCTTCACCCTGTTCACCGGCCAGTGGGCCGACCTGAAGCTGGAGGAGGTGGCCCGCCACGCGTCCGAGTGGGGCTACGACGGCCTTGAGATCGCCGTCTCCGGCGAACATCTGGACGCCTGGCGGTGGGACGACGACGCCTACATCGCCGATCGGCTCGACATCCTCGAACGCCACGGGCTCAAGGTGTGGGCCATCTCCAACCACCTCAAGGGCCAAGCCGTGTGCGACGACCCCATCGACTTCCGCCACCAGGCGATCGTCGGCTCCCGCGTCTGGGGCGACGGCGACCCCGAGGGCGTACGGCAGCGCGCCGCAGAGGAGCTGAAGAACACCGCCCGCCTCGCACGAGCGCTGGGCGTCAAGACGGTGGTCGGGTTCACCGGCTCCAAGATCTGGCAGTACGTTGCGATGTTCCCGCCCGTCCCGGCCCATGTCATCGACGCCGGGTACCAGGACTTCGCAGATCGGTGGAACCCGATCCTGGACGTGTTCGACGAGTGCGGGGTGCGCTTCGCCCACGAGGTGCACCCGTCCGAGATCGCCTACGACTACTGGTCCACCCAGCGCGCCCTCAAGGCCATCGGGCACCGGGAAGCCTTCGGCCTGAACTGGGACCCCTCCCACATGCTCTGGCAGGGTGTGGATCCGGTCGGGTTCATCACGGACTTCGCGGACCGGATCTACCACGTGGACTGCAAGGACACCCGCATGCGCATGGGCAACGGCCGCGCCGGGATCCTCTCCTCGCACCTGCCCTGGGGCGACCCACATCGCGGCTGGGACTTCGTCTCCGCCGGCCGCGGTGACGTGCCCTGGGAGGACTGCTTCCGCGCCCTCACCGCGATCGGCTACGACGGACCCATCTCCGTCGAGTGGGAAGACGCCGGAATGGACCGGCTCGTGGGAGCGCCAGAAGCCCTGCGGACTCTCAAGCAGTTCGACTTCGCCCCCGGCGAGCAGTCCTTCGACGCCGCGTTCAGCAAGCAGACCTGACCTCGCGGGACAGGTCTCCCACGACGCTTTCGCTGCGCCGGCGCAGCGGCCCGTCGTACCGAACTCGTCGGGCCGTTCGCAAGACCGTGTGACCGAAAGGAGGACAGCACCGTGATTCCCTATCCGGACCGAGCGCTCGTCATGGAGCTGCTCGACGTTCTCGTACCAGCCGATTCACAGCCCGGTGCGACCGAGGCCGGGCTGTTGGACTGGATGGACGGCCTCGCTGATCGAGACCACGCGGCGTACTGGGCCCAGCTGTTCGCCCCGGGCCTGGACGCACTCTCCGCCGAGCTCGGAGCGGGAGCCGTTCTGGGAGCCGAGCTGGTCGCCGAGTTGGGGGCGGCTCGGACTCGGCCGGGATGGACGGTCTCCCCTGCCGAATTCGTCGAGAAGATGGCAACCGTGGCCGCCCACGGCTACTACGGGCGACGGGAAAGCGGATCCTGGCAGGGGCTCGGATACGACCCGTCACCGAAACGCCCGACAGAACTGCCGGTCCACCACGCACGCCCCGTCGAATCAGGGCCTGAGGCACTCCGACACCCCTGGGACGTCATCGTGGTCGGGGCCGGCGCGGGCGGCGGAGTGGCCTCCCGTGTCCTCACCGAGGCCGGGGCCCGGGTGCTGCTGCTGGAACGAGGACGCTTTCTCACCTATGAAGAGATCGGTCACGACCATCTCGCCAACCACCGGTTCCCCGCGTACGGTCACACCACCGGGCCCGACTACACCGGCAACCCCCGTGTGCTGGCCGAGCCGGGCAGGCCGGACCGCCGGGTCGAGGAGCCCTATCACCCGGACTGGCACAACAACGCGATGACGGTCGGTGGCGGCACCCGCGTCTATCAAGGCATGGCGTGGCGGTTCCACCCCGACGACTTCCGCATGGCGTCGCGATACGGCGTACCCGACGGCAGTTCGCTCGCGGACTGGCCCCTGACCTATGACGAGCTCGAACGGCACTACACCCGCGCCGAGCAGGAGTTCGGTGTCTGTGGCGACGGGCAGGCACACCGGCGCCAAGGGATCCGCAGCCGCGCATACCCGATGCCTGCTCAGGAGCCCACGCGCGAGGCCGCCGTGCTCCGCAGGGGTGCCGAAGCCCTCGGCCTGACCACCGGACCGGTGCCGCTGCTGCTCAACTCCCAACCCCGTGACGGACGCGCCGCCTGTGTGCGCTGCGGTGAGTGCATCGGCTTCGGCTGCCCGGTCGACGCCCGCGCCGGTGCCCACAACACCGTCATCCCGCTTGCCCTGAAGACGGGCCTGTGCCGCCTCGTCAGCGGCCAGAGGGTACAGCGAGTCCTGGTCGACGGCACCGGACGCGCCACCGGTGTGGTGGTACGCGACATGAACACGGGTGCGCGTACCGAAGTGCGCGCCGGGGCCGTGGTCCTGGCCGCCGGAGCGATCGAGACCGCCCGGCTGTTGCTGGCCAGCGCCACCGACGAGGCTCCCACCGGCCTGGGAAACCGTTCGGGCCATGTCGGACGCCACCTGCAAGGGCACAACTACACCGGCGCGTACGGGTTGTTCGACGAACCGGTGCAGGATCTCCAAGGCCCTGGGGTGTCGATCGCGACCTGCGACTACAAGCACAATCTGGGCGGCGACGTGATCGGGGGCGGGGTGCTGGCCAACGAGGTGGTGAAGATGCCCGTGCTGTTCCGTGACTGGGCGATGCCACCGGACGCACCGCGCTGGGGGCACGGGGCGAAACGCTGGATGCGGGACTCCTACCTGCGCACCTCGCACATCATGGGCCCGATCCAGGAGATCCCGAACCCTGAAGCGAGGGTGACCCTCGCCTCCGGAGTGCTCGACTCCGGCGGTGCCACCGTGGTCCGGCTCTCCGGAGTGCAGCACCCGGAGAGTGTCCGGGCCGCGGTAGCACTGCGCGAGCGGGCTCTGGCCTGGATGCACGCATCCGGCGCACGCCGAGTGTGGGCGACGCCAGTCGGAACGGGGCTGTCCGCGGGCCAGCACCAGGCGGGGACCGCTCGCATGGGCGCAGACCCTGCCACCTCGGTGACCGATCCCTTCGGGCGAGTGCACGGCCATCCCGGCCTCTGGGTCATGGACGGCTCCCTGCACGTCACCAACGGCGGCGTGAACCCGGTACTGACCATCCTCGCGCTGGCCTACCGCTGCGCCGAGGAAATGGCGCAGAGCGGCACGTGGAACGGCGCCGCGCGAACCGGCCGGTGAGAAGTGATGAACCAATCGGAAACGAAGGCGGACGCAACTGTGCCCGACAAGGACCGGCAGGCCTCCGAGGAGACAGAGCAGCCGGTGCGGCACGCCCGCACGCTCCTTCCCGGCCAGCGCGCGGAGTTGTATGTCCTGGACGTGGACAGCGGGTGCTCCCAACTGGTGTTGTCCAGCGAGGACCGGCTGTTCGAGTCACCGAACTGGCACCCGGACGGACGCTGGATCGTCGTCAACGCCGACGGCGCCCTGTACCGGGTGGACAGTCATGTCCCCTCTGGCCTCGACCCGATTCATGCCCCGGGGCTGCCCGAGCTGAACAACGACCATCTCGTGTCGCCGGACGGCCGTTGGCACTATGTATCGGCCAACGACGGGCACCTGTACCGGGTGCCGTGGGAGGGCGGACACCCCGAGCGCATCACAGTGCCCAAGGCCCCGGAGCGGAGATTCCGCCACTTCTTGCACGGAGTTTCCCCGGACGGCAGGACTCTCCTCTACGTCGGCACGGAGATTCTCGACGGAGACGAGTGGGGCAGACGCGCGGTGTGGTCCCTCGACCTCGCAAACGGCGCGGAAAGACTCCTCGGTGACGGGTACTCACCTGCGGACGGCCCGGAATTCTCGCCCGACGGCGCGAGCGTGTTCTTCAACTCCGAGATCGAAGCCCTCGTGCCCGGGCACGCACAGCTGTTCCGGCACGACCTCGCCGGCGGGGCCGTTCATCAACTCACGTTCGACGAACGGGTGAACTGGTTCCCGCACCCTTCACCCGACGGCCAGCGATTGGTCCACCTCAGCTATCCACCCGGAACCGTCGGGCACCCGGCCGACCTTCCCGTCGTCCTGCGGGCGATCGACCTTCCGGACGGCCCACCACGCGACCTGGTCACGCTTCCGGGCGGACAGGGAACCGTCAACGTTCCCTGCTGGGCGCCTGACTCCCGCCGCATCGCCTACGTCCGGTATCCGCGCAGCGACAGCGAACGCGACGTCTGACGGCGCTGCCTCGACGATCAGCGTCTCCGGCGCCCTGACCCATGCCCCCCGTCAAGAAAGTGTGTTGACTCATGTCCTCCGGCTCTCCCCGAATCGAACCCGGCCACACCGTGCCTGACCAGGGCCATGACATGGAGACAGAGCTGCGCAAGCGTCTCTCGGTTCTCCGCCTGGAAGAGAAGATCCGGTTGCTGACCGGCGCAGACTTCTGGTCGCTGTATCCGCAGTCCGCCGCCGGGCTGGGCCGCCTGGTCCTCTCCGACGGCCCGGCAGGGGTGCGCGGTGAACTGTGGGACGAACGGGACCCGTCCGCCAACATCCCCTCCTCCGCCGCGCTGGCCGCGACCTGGGACGAGGCCCGTCTGGAGCGGGTCGGCGCGCTGCTCGCCTCCGAGGCCCGACGCAAGGGCGTACACGTCCTGCTCGCCCCCGGCATCAACCTGCATCGCAGCCCGGTCGGCGGCCGCAACTTCGAGTACTTCAGCGAGGACCCGCTGCTCACCGGCAGGATCGGCGCGGCCCTGGTGCGGGGCGTGCAGTCCGGCGGCGTGGCGGCCACCATCAAGCACTTCGTGGCCAACGACTCCGAGACGGACCGCTTCACCCTCGACGCGCGGGTGGACGAGCGCACGCTGCGGGAGCTGTATCTGGCCCCCTTCGAGACGATCGTCCGCGAGGCCGGCGTATGGGCCGTGATGTCCGGATACAACAGCGTGAACGGCACGACCATGACGGAAAACCCGCTCCAGCGCGAGGTGTTGAAGCGGGAGTGGGGCTTCGACGGGGTGGTCATGTCCGACTGGGGTGCCACCCGCACCGCCGAGGCCGCCGCCAACGGCGGGCTCGACCTGGTCATGCCCGGCCCCGACGGGCCCTGGGGTGACGCACTCGTCGAGGCCGTCCGCGCCGGCCGGGTCAGCGAGGAGACCGTCGACGACAAAGTGCTGCGGCTGTTGCGGCTCGCCGCCCGCGTCGGCGTTCTCGACGGCGTGGCGCCCGCCGTGTCCCGGCCGCAGGACTGGTCGGCGGCAGAAGTGGCCGCGGAAATGCGAACGTCGGCAGCCGCGGGATTCGTCCTCGCCCAGAACCATGACGAGGTGCTCCCGCTCGAACCGCAACACCTCAGCCGTGTCGCGGTACTCGGCCCCAACGCGACGGCCGGCCGCACCCTGGGCGGCGGCAGCGCCACCGTCTTTCCGCCGTACGTCGTCTCACCCCTCGACGGGCTTCGCGCCGCGCTCGGCGACACCGTTCAGGTCGAGTACGCGCCGGGAGTCCGTACGCTGACCCGGCTCACCCCGGCCGTCCCGGAACTGACGCGCGTACCGGGCGGCGACTCGGACGGTGTGGAGCTCCGTTTCCGGGCCGCGGACGGGGATCTGCTGGGAAGTGAGCTCCGCCGCACCGGCAGGTTCACCTGGCTCGGCCCGCGGATGAGCGGCCTGCCCACCGACCAGATCGCCACCCTTGAGGTCCACGCCCGTCTGCGTGCCGCCACGGCGGGCGAGTATCTCGTCGGCGCCGGCGGAGTGGGCCGGTTCCGGCTCACGGTGGACGGCCGTCCGGTCTTCGACGAGCAACTCGCACTGCGGCCCGGAGCGGACCCCGCCGAGGCGACCTCCTGCCCACCGCAGCATGCCGCGCCCCTGGTACTCGAGGCAGGCCAGGAGGTCGATCTCGTGCTGCACCACGACCTGCGCTCCGGCGGCGGGCTGTCCTTCGACGTGGCAATCACTCATGTGGAGTTCCTCCTCCAGCCCCCGGCCCCGTCGGAGGACGAAGAGCTGGAACGGGCGGTGGCACTCGCCCGCCAAGCGGATGTCGCCGTGCTCGTGGTCGGCACCACCGCCGAGGTGGAGAGCGAGGGCTTCGACCGTGCCTCCCTTGCCCTGCCGGGCCGCCAGGACGAGCTCGTCCGCCGCGTCGCCGCCGTCAACCCGCGCACCGTGGTCGTCGTCAACAGCGGCGCACCCGTGCTGGTGCCATGGGCCGACGAGGTACCCGCCGTGCTGCTGACCTGGTTCCCCGGCCAGGAGTTCGGCCACGCCCTGGCGGACGTACTGCTCGGCCGCACCGAGCCCGGCGGCCGTCTGCCCATGAGCTGGCCGGCCACGGCCGAGCACCTGCCGCCGACCACACCGGTGGATGGAGTCCTGGCCTACGAAGAAGGCCTGTCCATCGGCTACCGGTCCTATCAGCACGACGGCCGCAGGCCCCTCTACTCCTTCGGCCACGGCCTCGGCTACACCACCTGGCAGTACCTCACGGCCCAGGCGCCCGCGTCCGTCGCCCCCGACGACGAGGTCACTCTGACCGTCCTGCTGCACAACACCGGCACCAGGGCGGGCCGGGAAGTCGTCCAGGTCTACGCCTCCGCTCCGCACAGCTCGGTTCCCCGTCCCTCCCGATGGCTGGCGGGCTTCACCACCGCCGAGGCCGGGGCTGGGGAGGAGACCAGCGTCCAGGTGACCCTCCCCGCCGCTGTCTTCCGGCACTGGGATACCGCACGCCACGCCTGGGCCGTCGAGCCAGGCACATACCACCTGGAGATCGGCGGCTCGTGGGGCGAGACACCCCTGACAGCCGAGACCACGGTGACGGCGGGGGACTGACTGCCCCCCTTAAGACGGGGCGCTGCCGCGACCAACCTGACGGGACGCGGCAGCGCCCTTCCCATCACTACCAGGGTGTGTCAACTCAACTTAGACACCCCCTTTGTAGTGGAGTGTGGTGTGCCGGTGGGGTGGTCGTGCGCGGAGGGTCGTCATTCGCGCAGCATTGCGCCGCCGTTGATCGACCAGACCTGGCCGTTGATCCACTCCGCGTCGTCGGAGAGCAGGAATGCCACCACTCCGGCCAGGTCGCCGGGCTGGCCGAAGCGGGGGCTGGGGATGGTCATCCGCGCGAATTCCAGCGCCTGGGGGGTCAGGGCCATCTTCTCCGCGGACTCGGTCATCACCACTCCGGGCGACACGCAGTTGCAGCGGATCCTCTCCTTGCCCCAGCGGGAGGCGACGTGGCGGGTGAGCGCGTTGATGCCGGCCTTGCTGGTCTGGTACGCCGCGCGCTGGTGGTCGCCCACGTGCGCGGACAGCGAGGAGGTGTTGACGATCGCTCCACCGCCCTGTTCGAGCAGGAGTGGAAGGGCCGCGCGGCAGGTGAGCGCGAAGCCGATCAGGTTCACCTCGAGGGTGCGCCGCCATACGGCCGGGTCCATGTCCAGCAGGTCGCCGTCACGGCCCAGCACGTCTGCCGAGGCGTCGGCGGCGACGTTGTAGAGCCCGTCGACTCCGCCGAGCTGGTCGACGGCGGTGTCGAACAGGTCTTGTACCGACCGCTCTTCGGCGAGGTCGAACTCGACGGCGAGGGCGGTCCCGCCGGCCTCGGTGATGCGTTTGGCGGTGGCCTGCGCCGCGTCCGCGTTGATGTCGCCGATCACGACCGTGGCGCCCTCGGCGGCAAGTCGCTCGGCGGTGCCCGCGCCGATCCCGTTCCCGCCTCCGGCGATGACAATGCGCTGTCCGGTAAGACCCCTCATGACATGGCTCCTGTTTCTTGTGTTCTTGCGTGGTGTGGTGTGGTGCGCGGTGTGACCGCACGCCCGGCCGGCGATTCCTCGCGCGGTGCGCGGTGCCCGGTCGGCCGGGCCAACTGGGGGGTGTTGATGGCTGTTGCTCGCCGAAGACGACGACGACCGTTTCTGGCGCTCCGGGTGCTCGGCCGGTTCGGGAGGGGGCCGGATGCCCGCTCAGCCCATGACGTGGGGTTGGCCGGTCCAGGCGGTGAGTCCGCCGTCGACGGCGAGGGTGACGCCGGTGATGTACGAGGCGTCGTCGGAGGCGAGGAACGCGACCACCGACGCGATCTCGGACGGTTCGGCGGCGCGTCCCAGCGGGATGTGGTCTTCGTAGAGGTCGCGGACGTCGGTGCGGGCGTCCAGCCACTGCCGCAGACCCTGGGTGAGGACGGGTCCCGGGGCGATGGCGTTGACGCGTACGCCCTGTATGCCGAAGTCGACGGCGACGCTGCGGGTGAGGTTGATGACGGCGCCCTTGGCCGCGTTGTAGGCGGCGAGGTTGTAGTCGCCGCCCAGTCCGGAGATGGATGCGGTGCTGACGACGGAGCCGCGTGTTGCCGCCAGGTGCGGCAGGGCGTAGCGAATGGTGTGGAAGACCCCGTTGAGGTCGACGTCCAGCACGGCTTTCCACCCGTCGAGGGTGACGTCGGCGGCGTTGCCGGGAACGGCGATACCGGCGTTGGGAACGACGAGGTCGAGCCGGCCGTGCTCGGCGACGACCTCCTCGATCACTGTTCGTGTGGCGTCAGCGTCCGAAACATCGAGCACCCGGGGCTGCAGACGGGTCAGGTTGTGTCGCGTCGTGAAGGACGCGACGGCGTCTGCGTCGATGTCCACCGCGACAACGACCGCGCCCTCAGCCAGCAGGCGTTCG encodes:
- a CDS encoding GMC oxidoreductase, which gives rise to MIPYPDRALVMELLDVLVPADSQPGATEAGLLDWMDGLADRDHAAYWAQLFAPGLDALSAELGAGAVLGAELVAELGAARTRPGWTVSPAEFVEKMATVAAHGYYGRRESGSWQGLGYDPSPKRPTELPVHHARPVESGPEALRHPWDVIVVGAGAGGGVASRVLTEAGARVLLLERGRFLTYEEIGHDHLANHRFPAYGHTTGPDYTGNPRVLAEPGRPDRRVEEPYHPDWHNNAMTVGGGTRVYQGMAWRFHPDDFRMASRYGVPDGSSLADWPLTYDELERHYTRAEQEFGVCGDGQAHRRQGIRSRAYPMPAQEPTREAAVLRRGAEALGLTTGPVPLLLNSQPRDGRAACVRCGECIGFGCPVDARAGAHNTVIPLALKTGLCRLVSGQRVQRVLVDGTGRATGVVVRDMNTGARTEVRAGAVVLAAGAIETARLLLASATDEAPTGLGNRSGHVGRHLQGHNYTGAYGLFDEPVQDLQGPGVSIATCDYKHNLGGDVIGGGVLANEVVKMPVLFRDWAMPPDAPRWGHGAKRWMRDSYLRTSHIMGPIQEIPNPEARVTLASGVLDSGGATVVRLSGVQHPESVRAAVALRERALAWMHASGARRVWATPVGTGLSAGQHQAGTARMGADPATSVTDPFGRVHGHPGLWVMDGSLHVTNGGVNPVLTILALAYRCAEEMAQSGTWNGAARTGR
- a CDS encoding glycoside hydrolase family 3 C-terminal domain-containing protein; protein product: METELRKRLSVLRLEEKIRLLTGADFWSLYPQSAAGLGRLVLSDGPAGVRGELWDERDPSANIPSSAALAATWDEARLERVGALLASEARRKGVHVLLAPGINLHRSPVGGRNFEYFSEDPLLTGRIGAALVRGVQSGGVAATIKHFVANDSETDRFTLDARVDERTLRELYLAPFETIVREAGVWAVMSGYNSVNGTTMTENPLQREVLKREWGFDGVVMSDWGATRTAEAAANGGLDLVMPGPDGPWGDALVEAVRAGRVSEETVDDKVLRLLRLAARVGVLDGVAPAVSRPQDWSAAEVAAEMRTSAAAGFVLAQNHDEVLPLEPQHLSRVAVLGPNATAGRTLGGGSATVFPPYVVSPLDGLRAALGDTVQVEYAPGVRTLTRLTPAVPELTRVPGGDSDGVELRFRAADGDLLGSELRRTGRFTWLGPRMSGLPTDQIATLEVHARLRAATAGEYLVGAGGVGRFRLTVDGRPVFDEQLALRPGADPAEATSCPPQHAAPLVLEAGQEVDLVLHHDLRSGGGLSFDVAITHVEFLLQPPAPSEDEELERAVALARQADVAVLVVGTTAEVESEGFDRASLALPGRQDELVRRVAAVNPRTVVVVNSGAPVLVPWADEVPAVLLTWFPGQEFGHALADVLLGRTEPGGRLPMSWPATAEHLPPTTPVDGVLAYEEGLSIGYRSYQHDGRRPLYSFGHGLGYTTWQYLTAQAPASVAPDDEVTLTVLLHNTGTRAGREVVQVYASAPHSSVPRPSRWLAGFTTAEAGAGEETSVQVTLPAAVFRHWDTARHAWAVEPGTYHLEIGGSWGETPLTAETTVTAGD
- a CDS encoding SDR family oxidoreductase, encoding MNARVENRFEGKVAIVTGGVSGIGAAITERLLAEGAVVVAVDIDADAVASFTTRHNLTRLQPRVLDVSDADATRTVIEEVVAEHGRLDLVVPNAGIAVPGNAADVTLDGWKAVLDVDLNGVFHTIRYALPHLAATRGSVVSTASISGLGGDYNLAAYNAAKGAVINLTRSVAVDFGIQGVRVNAIAPGPVLTQGLRQWLDARTDVRDLYEDHIPLGRAAEPSEIASVVAFLASDDASYITGVTLAVDGGLTAWTGQPHVMG
- a CDS encoding SDR family oxidoreductase, with translation MRGLTGQRIVIAGGGNGIGAGTAERLAAEGATVVIGDINADAAQATAKRITEAGGTALAVEFDLAEERSVQDLFDTAVDQLGGVDGLYNVAADASADVLGRDGDLLDMDPAVWRRTLEVNLIGFALTCRAALPLLLEQGGGAIVNTSSLSAHVGDHQRAAYQTSKAGINALTRHVASRWGKERIRCNCVSPGVVMTESAEKMALTPQALEFARMTIPSPRFGQPGDLAGVVAFLLSDDAEWINGQVWSINGGAMLRE